In the Campylobacter lari genome, GCTGTCCACCGCTTAGCTTTGTGATTTTTTGATTCATTAAATCTACAATATCAAGTTTTTTTAATAATTCATAATCAATATTCTGTCCACTTAAAACACTCGCAAGCTCTATATTCTCAAAAGCCAAAAAACCTTTAAATAAATAATGCATTTGAAAAATAATTCCAAAATCTTTTCTACGAATTTCTAGCAAAGCATCATCATTTAAACCGTATAAGTCTTGATTATTATAAAAAACTTTTCCTGATTGAGGTTTTAATAAGGTAGATAAAATATGCAAAAGAGTGGATTTACCACATCCACTACTTCCACATATTGCAATACAATCTTTTGCATTTACAGCAAAATTTAAATTTTCAAAAAGCGGAATATCAAAACTATGGCTTAAATTTTCCGCTTTTAAAAGTTCCATTTTTAACCAATTTGCGCAGCAACTTCAGCAGCAAAATCTTCGGTTTTCTTTTCTAGGCCTTCACCTACTTCAAAGCGAATAAATTCAACTATTTTAATAGTTCCACCTAGCTCTTTTTCTTTATCAGCAATTACTTGCTCGATAGTTTTTTTATCATCCATTACATAAAACTGACCCATTAAAGTAAGTCTGCTGTCAAGTTGAGAATTATCCGCAATAAAGCTATTTAACTTACCTGGGATAATATTAGGCCAAATTTTTTCTGGTTTTCCTTGTGCTTGAAGCTCAGCTTTAATAGCTTCTTCAGCTGCTTGAATTACCTCTTGAGTTAATTGTTTTCTACTTGCATATTTTGGAATTTTATGCTCTGGTTTATTAGGATCTTTTAATCTTCTTCTTTCTTCATTTTCTTTTTCCAACTCAGCAACTAAAGCTTTGTACTCATTTTCTACAAAATCCATATCAAGTTCTTCATAAGATAGATAACTTGGCTTCATTGCAGCAATATGCATACAAATATGCTTTAAAAATTCTCCACACTTGCTAGCTGTAGCTTCACTATCACAAGCTGCAGCAATAACCACACCAACACGACCATTAGTATGAATATAACCATTTACTATGCCATTAGCACCTGCTTTTAAAGTAGCAAATCTTCTAACAACTAAATTTTCACCAATAGTTGCAATTTGGCTTTTTAAATACTCTTCAAATTTAACACTGTTAATCTCACTTGAATGCAATTCTTCAACATTTTGAAGACTTTTAGCTTGAATATGTGCTGTTGTATCTTTTGTTAGAGCGATAAATTGTTCATTTTTAGCAACAAAATCAGTTTCTGAATTGATTTCACTTACAGTTGCACATTTAAAATCAT is a window encoding:
- a CDS encoding ABC transporter ATP-binding protein; the encoded protein is MELLKAENLSHSFDIPLFENLNFAVNAKDCIAICGSSGCGKSTLLHILSTLLKPQSGKVFYNNQDLYGLNDDALLEIRRKDFGIIFQMHYLFKGFLAFENIELASVLSGQNIDYELLKKLDIVDLMNQKITKLSGGQQQRVSIARVLSKRPKIIFADEATGNLDFKNALNVMDILIDYIKENNAALIFVTHDQELAKKCDKVFRLNNHGIC
- the tsf gene encoding translation elongation factor Ts, producing MAEITAQMVKELRESTGAGMMDCKNALKDTDGDFEKAVQLLREKGLGKADKKADRLAAEGLVSVKVSDDFKCATVSEINSETDFVAKNEQFIALTKDTTAHIQAKSLQNVEELHSSEINSVKFEEYLKSQIATIGENLVVRRFATLKAGANGIVNGYIHTNGRVGVVIAAACDSEATASKCGEFLKHICMHIAAMKPSYLSYEELDMDFVENEYKALVAELEKENEERRRLKDPNKPEHKIPKYASRKQLTQEVIQAAEEAIKAELQAQGKPEKIWPNIIPGKLNSFIADNSQLDSRLTLMGQFYVMDDKKTIEQVIADKEKELGGTIKIVEFIRFEVGEGLEKKTEDFAAEVAAQIG